A single region of the Deefgea piscis genome encodes:
- a CDS encoding sensor histidine kinase, translated as MEQSTILMPNFRNLGVVLRALVLVHLGVLIYVFISINRWNEWINKLTEISLWVEPVLLISLAGLAVVSAQLQKMNYRNAVMTVLLWVFCVAFSISKLFQNLIPLDQSVVPWRFEFITLSVTFLLLHYYQLWIRALSPRLAEARLVALQARIRPHFFFNSLNAVLSLIRSQPKLAERLLENLSELFRVAMGTETGLSTMAREVELAQGYLEIEKVRLGDRLQVEWHIDKMPKNALIPPLILQPLLENAIYHGIEPNIEPGIIQLNIFRVREEVHINIRNPLLNSTPLRRGNGMAQENVRERLLLYYDAEANLSITTGNDYYQIHIMLPYREL; from the coding sequence ATGGAACAATCAACGATTTTAATGCCTAATTTCCGAAATTTAGGCGTAGTGTTGCGCGCCTTAGTCTTAGTGCATTTAGGCGTCTTGATTTATGTATTTATTAGTATTAATCGCTGGAATGAATGGATAAACAAACTCACCGAAATTAGTTTATGGGTTGAACCTGTCCTACTTATTTCATTAGCAGGGCTAGCAGTAGTGAGTGCACAACTACAAAAAATGAACTACCGAAATGCTGTGATGACTGTATTGCTGTGGGTTTTCTGCGTCGCGTTTAGCATATCAAAGCTATTTCAAAATTTAATTCCGCTTGACCAGAGCGTTGTACCTTGGCGCTTTGAGTTTATTACGCTCAGCGTGACTTTTTTGCTGCTGCATTATTACCAACTTTGGATTCGTGCCCTATCACCGCGTTTGGCTGAAGCCAGACTTGTCGCCTTACAGGCAAGAATAAGACCGCATTTTTTCTTTAATAGTTTGAATGCGGTGCTATCTTTAATACGAAGTCAGCCAAAATTAGCTGAGCGGCTGCTAGAAAACCTGTCAGAACTCTTTCGTGTAGCAATGGGTACAGAGACAGGTCTTTCCACAATGGCGCGCGAAGTAGAATTGGCGCAAGGTTATCTTGAAATTGAAAAGGTACGTTTAGGTGATCGCTTACAAGTTGAATGGCATATCGACAAGATGCCTAAAAACGCCCTGATCCCACCGTTGATTCTGCAACCATTGCTAGAAAACGCGATTTATCATGGTATTGAGCCAAATATCGAACCTGGGATTATTCAATTGAATATATTTCGAGTGCGTGAGGAAGTACATATCAACATTCGAAATCCTCTTTTAAATAGTACGCCGCTACGACGCGGTAATGGCATGGCACAAGAGAATGTACGCGAGCGTTTACTGCTTTATTATGATGCCGAAGCAAATCTCAGCATCACCACAGGAAACGACTATTATCAAATACATATCATGCTGCCCTATCGGGAGCTTTAA
- a CDS encoding LytR/AlgR family response regulator transcription factor: MNTALRLFLVDDELPALNRLQDLLNDCAQECPNQVIGTATNGMSALPQIAEHDIDVVILDIQMPQMSGIEVAKKLMHLAKPPAVIFATAFEDYGVAAFDVRAVDYLLKPIRQDRLLTALKRVVEQKQQHHIPSNNQTIEGARSHFSVTERGRVHLIPVSEARFLKAEQKYITLRTRDREYLLEDSLTKLEDEFGSKFVRIHRNCLVSRDNIAGFEREVQTGGEAHWVVILRDVPERLPVSRRQQHIIKDFKKGHDG, translated from the coding sequence ATGAATACTGCGTTACGACTCTTTCTCGTTGATGACGAACTACCGGCACTCAACCGATTGCAGGACCTTCTAAATGATTGTGCGCAAGAATGTCCAAATCAGGTCATTGGCACAGCAACCAATGGTATGAGTGCGCTACCGCAAATTGCTGAGCATGACATTGATGTGGTGATTTTAGATATCCAAATGCCGCAAATGAGTGGAATTGAGGTGGCTAAAAAACTAATGCATTTAGCAAAACCACCAGCAGTTATTTTTGCAACTGCATTTGAAGATTATGGCGTTGCTGCATTTGATGTACGTGCGGTTGATTATTTACTCAAGCCAATACGACAAGATCGTCTTCTTACAGCATTAAAACGAGTCGTAGAACAAAAACAACAACATCATATACCAAGCAACAATCAAACTATCGAAGGTGCACGTAGTCATTTCAGTGTGACTGAACGCGGACGCGTTCACTTAATTCCTGTGAGTGAAGCTCGCTTTTTAAAAGCAGAACAAAAATACATCACACTACGTACTCGTGACCGTGAATACTTACTTGAAGATTCGTTAACTAAGCTAGAAGATGAATTTGGATCAAAATTTGTCCGAATACATCGCAATTGCTTAGTCTCTCGCGATAATATCGCTGGATTCGAACGCGAAGTGCAAACTGGGGGCGAAGCGCATTGGGTTGTGATATTACGTGATGTGCCAGAGCGATTACCTGTGAGTCGTCGCCAACAACATATTATTAAAGACTTCAAAAAAGGTCATGATGGATAA
- a CDS encoding DUF2721 domain-containing protein yields the protein MMDNFSINTPSLLFPAISLLMLAYTNRFLTISSIIRQLYDHHRSNPHDNILRQLANLRKRVWLIRYMQAFGITSLLLCIISMIFMAINLDQLAQGLFVASLILMIGSLILCLQEVMVSDSALKILLSDIEDEIKNPKK from the coding sequence ATGATGGATAATTTTAGTATCAATACCCCTTCATTATTATTTCCTGCTATTTCCTTGTTAATGCTGGCGTATACCAATCGATTTTTAACTATTTCAAGTATTATTCGTCAGCTTTATGATCATCACCGCAGTAATCCGCATGATAATATTTTGCGTCAGTTAGCTAATTTAAGAAAACGAGTATGGCTTATTCGTTATATGCAAGCTTTTGGTATTACTAGTTTATTACTGTGTATTATTTCAATGATTTTTATGGCCATAAACTTAGATCAGTTAGCGCAGGGATTATTTGTTGCTAGTTTAATATTAATGATAGGATCATTAATATTATGCTTACAAGAAGTCATGGTATCAGATTCAGCATTAAAAATTTTATTGTCTGATATTGAAGATGAAATAAAAAATCCTAAAAAATAA
- a CDS encoding diacylglycerol kinase: protein MYLNLNGRERVSESPFKGKTGVKRVLNALGYSIDGLKAGWINEAAFRQVSLLAIVGIPLSFFLAMPAWAHAIIVASHLVTMIVELLNSAIEAAVDHTSLAKHDLAKRAKDLGSAAQLVCLFNLAAMWILALLA from the coding sequence ATGTATTTGAATCTTAACGGGAGAGAAAGAGTGAGCGAAAGCCCCTTTAAAGGTAAAACAGGCGTAAAACGAGTATTAAATGCATTAGGTTATTCAATTGATGGATTAAAAGCAGGTTGGATAAATGAAGCGGCCTTTCGTCAAGTCAGTTTGTTAGCGATTGTTGGTATTCCATTATCTTTTTTCCTTGCTATGCCGGCATGGGCTCATGCGATTATTGTTGCAAGCCATTTAGTTACTATGATAGTTGAATTGCTAAATTCAGCGATTGAAGCGGCTGTTGATCATACTTCTTTAGCTAAACATGATTTAGCCAAAAGGGCTAAGGATTTAGGTAGTGCAGCACAATTAGTCTGTTTATTTAATTTAGCAGCAATGTGGATTTTAGCTTTGTTAGCATAA
- a CDS encoding BPSS1780 family membrane protein — MLEQDNVIDVSIEPKKIPAIQGWYWIVNAFKLFKQAPTIWISICGVFVALFFGIAFLPVIGGFISTLLGPVFLGGIMWSAKKQADGEIPELIDLFSGFKLRFFELIKVGVLYMFGTIFVMVLMTVLFAISSFFGFLSINKNIQIIEQIGVIWPLLIVVLFAFLIVYSAYFYAPTLVMLQGMKANEAMKLSFLAFWRNWQPILIMSMIGGVFLFLAILPMFLGLIIALPVALLTSYICYVDVFES; from the coding sequence ATGTTAGAACAAGATAATGTAATCGATGTAAGTATTGAACCAAAAAAAATACCCGCAATACAAGGTTGGTATTGGATTGTGAATGCATTTAAATTATTTAAACAAGCACCAACAATCTGGATTAGTATTTGTGGCGTTTTTGTGGCGCTATTTTTTGGTATTGCTTTCTTACCTGTAATTGGTGGGTTTATTTCTACTTTGCTTGGGCCGGTTTTTTTAGGTGGTATTATGTGGTCGGCAAAAAAACAAGCAGATGGAGAAATACCAGAATTAATTGATTTGTTTTCAGGATTTAAATTAAGATTTTTTGAATTAATAAAAGTTGGTGTTTTATATATGTTCGGTACCATATTTGTTATGGTATTGATGACTGTGCTATTTGCAATATCGTCTTTTTTTGGTTTTCTTTCGATCAATAAAAACATTCAAATTATTGAGCAGATTGGTGTAATTTGGCCTTTGTTAATCGTTGTATTATTTGCTTTTTTAATTGTTTATAGTGCTTATTTTTATGCCCCAACTTTAGTGATGTTGCAAGGAATGAAAGCTAATGAGGCAATGAAGTTATCATTTCTAGCTTTTTGGAGAAATTGGCAACCAATCTTAATCATGTCTATGATTGGCGGTGTATTTTTATTTTTAGCAATATTGCCAATGTTTTTAGGTTTAATTATTGCATTACCAGTAGCTTTATTAACTAGCTATATTTGTTATGTTGATGTATTTGAATCTTAA
- a CDS encoding acetate/propionate family kinase, translating to MSELVLVINAGSSSIKFSLFETSAADPIVLFKGQMEGLYVEPKFSAKDAADNKVANETLPSDAPKNHDYALRYMLNWLESRIEGRSIAVIGHRVVHGGTTYSKPELVTPEVIAGLEALIPLAPLHEPHNITPIRVLEELLPNVPQVTCFDTAFHTTQPELNQLFALPYEFSQKEGIRRYGFHGLSYEYIASVLPEIDTRAAEGRTVVAHLGNGSSMAGLLGGRCQLTTMGFTALDGLPMGTRCGRIDAGVVLHLMNHLKMDAKQIETLLYKESGLLGLSGFSSDMRDLENSDSPRAKLAVDYFASSVVREAASLAAAIGGIDALVFTAGIGENDANTRKAVCHQLRWLGVELDEAANAVRSSEPRRISLADSKIAVYVIPTNEELMIARQALACIA from the coding sequence ATGAGTGAATTAGTTTTAGTTATCAATGCAGGTTCTTCAAGTATTAAATTTTCATTATTTGAGACTAGCGCAGCTGATCCTATCGTCTTATTTAAAGGCCAAATGGAAGGTTTGTATGTAGAACCAAAATTTAGTGCAAAAGATGCAGCTGATAATAAAGTAGCCAATGAAACATTACCTAGTGATGCGCCAAAAAATCACGACTATGCTTTACGCTATATGCTCAACTGGTTGGAATCACGCATTGAAGGACGTTCAATTGCAGTTATTGGCCATCGTGTAGTTCATGGTGGAACCACTTATTCAAAACCTGAACTTGTGACACCAGAAGTGATTGCTGGTTTAGAAGCTTTGATTCCTTTGGCACCTTTGCATGAACCACATAACATCACACCAATTCGTGTCCTTGAAGAATTATTGCCAAATGTGCCGCAAGTCACTTGTTTTGATACTGCATTTCACACGACTCAACCTGAATTAAACCAATTATTTGCACTACCGTATGAATTCTCACAAAAAGAAGGCATTCGTCGTTATGGCTTCCATGGCTTGTCATATGAATATATTGCCAGCGTATTGCCAGAAATTGATACTCGTGCCGCAGAAGGTCGTACTGTCGTTGCTCATTTAGGTAACGGTTCTTCAATGGCTGGTTTACTTGGCGGTCGCTGCCAATTAACAACGATGGGCTTTACTGCATTAGATGGTTTGCCAATGGGTACTCGTTGTGGACGTATTGATGCGGGTGTTGTATTGCATTTGATGAACCATTTAAAAATGGATGCAAAACAAATTGAAACCTTGCTATACAAAGAATCTGGTCTGCTTGGTTTGTCAGGTTTCTCTAGCGATATGCGTGATCTAGAAAATTCAGATTCGCCACGTGCAAAATTAGCAGTTGATTACTTTGCAAGCAGTGTAGTTCGAGAAGCTGCTTCTTTAGCTGCGGCGATCGGTGGTATTGATGCTTTAGTATTTACTGCTGGTATTGGTGAAAATGATGCAAATACACGTAAAGCAGTTTGTCATCAATTGCGTTGGTTAGGTGTTGAGCTTGATGAAGCGGCAAATGCGGTACGCTCTAGTGAACCACGCCGCATTTCTTTAGCTGATAGTAAAATCGCAGTTTATGTGATTCCAACGAATGAAGAACTAATGATTGCTCGCCAAGCATTGGCTTGCATCGCATAA
- a CDS encoding biotin/lipoyl-containing protein — MNTNYTTHLICAPDLSDAFKVTNINIKLGEFVHKNELLISLTKNNEHIYINAIEDGQISYLFIKIGDDINSGDLLLSMEIEELPTGFLDIADQSGYKDSTQIDIENSLLIIPSAASLASRLGVDLSLVTPNCITGYIGNEEVELFVKHELLKLQQLRKLLA; from the coding sequence ATGAATACTAATTACACTACGCATCTTATTTGTGCTCCGGATTTATCAGATGCTTTTAAAGTAACTAATATTAATATTAAATTAGGTGAATTTGTACATAAAAATGAATTGCTAATATCCTTAACTAAAAACAATGAACATATTTATATTAATGCAATTGAGGATGGTCAAATTAGTTATTTATTTATTAAAATTGGTGATGATATTAATAGCGGTGATTTATTATTATCAATGGAAATTGAAGAATTGCCAACTGGGTTTTTAGATATTGCAGATCAATCTGGTTACAAAGATTCAACACAAATAGATATTGAAAATTCATTATTGATAATACCTTCTGCAGCAAGTTTAGCTTCTCGTTTAGGTGTTGATTTAAGTTTAGTAACTCCAAATTGTATAACTGGTTATATAGGTAATGAAGAAGTTGAATTATTTGTTAAGCATGAATTATTAAAATTACAGCAGTTGAGGAAATTATTAGCATAG
- the ylqF gene encoding ribosome biogenesis GTPase YlqF — MAIQWFPGHMHVAQKKVAETMAKVDMVIEIVDARMPLSSSNPMIEKLRLHRQRPALKIINKTDLADPKLSQLWLNYFRQQAGTEALLMGEDNKQAAIKQIAVLCKKLAPFRNDAEKPLRAMILGIPNVGKSTLLNTLAKRKVARVADTPGVTKSQQRIETLDGVILYDTPGLMWPKVEHEPSGFRLALGGSIGRNAYDEILVAYFAIETLRERYPKELMARYKLSSLDGSVDELFNLIGRKRGALMAGGVIDEQKTADLIITDYRSKAIGRMTLEVPDDFIGVDLGSGDDLPDELETEDED, encoded by the coding sequence ATGGCAATTCAGTGGTTTCCGGGTCATATGCATGTGGCGCAGAAGAAAGTGGCAGAGACAATGGCCAAGGTGGATATGGTGATTGAAATCGTGGATGCACGTATGCCCTTGTCCAGTAGTAACCCAATGATTGAGAAGTTGCGTTTGCATCGGCAACGTCCAGCTTTAAAAATTATCAATAAAACAGATTTGGCTGATCCTAAGTTAAGTCAGTTATGGTTGAACTATTTCCGCCAGCAAGCTGGTACTGAAGCCTTGTTGATGGGCGAAGACAACAAGCAAGCGGCTATTAAACAGATCGCTGTCTTGTGCAAAAAATTAGCACCGTTTCGTAATGATGCTGAAAAGCCGTTGCGAGCGATGATTTTGGGCATCCCTAACGTTGGTAAGTCGACTTTATTAAATACGCTGGCGAAGCGAAAAGTGGCGCGTGTTGCAGATACCCCCGGTGTTACTAAGTCTCAGCAGCGGATTGAAACGCTTGATGGGGTTATTTTGTATGACACGCCAGGATTAATGTGGCCTAAAGTTGAGCATGAACCTTCAGGTTTTCGCTTGGCTTTGGGCGGCTCAATTGGTCGCAATGCGTATGATGAAATTTTGGTGGCTTATTTTGCGATTGAAACTTTACGTGAGCGCTACCCTAAAGAATTGATGGCACGCTATAAATTGAGTAGTTTGGATGGTAGTGTGGATGAGTTGTTTAATTTGATTGGTCGTAAACGTGGCGCTTTGATGGCTGGTGGTGTGATTGATGAACAAAAAACAGCTGATTTAATTATCACGGATTACCGTAGCAAAGCGATTGGTCGAATGACTTTAGAAGTACCTGATGACTTTATCGGGGTTGATTTAGGTTCGGGGGATGATCTTCCTGACGAACTTGAAACTGAAGATGAAGATTGA
- a CDS encoding cell division protein ZapA encodes MTDAVKLLDISIMGREFRVACPAHEEETLLQAVQLLDARMHEIRTAGKVIGIEKIAMMTALNMTHEFLTAKVEGGFDFSDFQRKIGNISSTIDAVLQE; translated from the coding sequence ATGACTGATGCCGTGAAGTTGTTGGATATTTCAATCATGGGACGTGAGTTTCGTGTGGCTTGTCCTGCGCATGAAGAAGAAACCTTACTTCAAGCTGTGCAACTTCTCGACGCACGGATGCATGAAATTCGCACTGCTGGTAAGGTCATTGGTATCGAGAAGATCGCAATGATGACGGCTTTAAATATGACGCACGAGTTTTTAACGGCAAAGGTTGAAGGTGGCTTTGACTTTAGTGATTTTCAGCGTAAAATCGGTAACATCAGTTCAACGATCGACGCAGTTTTACAGGAATAA
- a CDS encoding 5-formyltetrahydrofolate cyclo-ligase, whose amino-acid sequence MITQKTQLRRDLRQRRTAISKIQRQAAAWAVTHYPQILQKLRRGKKIALYVPVGSEFSAWPLIFLALQRGCLVYLPVVPKVGRRLNFVRLNEDAVWSYGAFNILTPSHFEQCSSRDLNSVFVPLLGFDLQLARLGQGGGYYDTTFAFRRLRKTWLKPALIGLAYSCQQVERLPCEAWDLKLDAIATEQGWIRRSGIN is encoded by the coding sequence GTGATTACTCAAAAAACTCAATTACGTCGTGATCTTCGGCAACGCCGAACTGCGATATCTAAAATACAGCGACAAGCTGCTGCTTGGGCTGTAACTCATTATCCGCAAATTTTACAAAAACTTCGTCGTGGCAAAAAAATTGCATTATATGTGCCTGTTGGCAGTGAGTTTTCTGCTTGGCCATTAATTTTTTTAGCACTGCAACGTGGTTGCTTAGTCTATTTGCCGGTTGTACCTAAAGTGGGTCGACGATTAAATTTTGTTCGCTTAAATGAAGATGCAGTTTGGTCTTATGGCGCATTTAATATTCTAACACCCAGTCATTTTGAGCAATGTTCAAGCCGTGATTTGAATTCTGTTTTTGTTCCTTTGCTTGGTTTTGATTTGCAATTAGCTCGATTAGGGCAAGGTGGTGGCTATTACGATACGACATTTGCATTTCGTCGATTACGAAAAACTTGGCTTAAACCGGCATTAATTGGCTTGGCGTATTCATGCCAACAAGTGGAACGATTGCCTTGTGAGGCCTGGGATTTAAAGTTAGATGCAATTGCAACTGAACAAGGATGGATTCGTCGCTCGGGTATCAATTGA
- a CDS encoding HPr family phosphocarrier protein, with product MVAVISSPVRIMNAAGLHARPAANIVNTAKQYQSEIKLLHKGIEANAKSLVSVMGLDVSKDDQIQIKADGLDANEAMLAVSAMIASGCGED from the coding sequence ATGGTTGCTGTAATTTCTTCCCCTGTGCGTATTATGAATGCGGCAGGCCTTCATGCTAGACCTGCGGCGAATATTGTTAATACTGCTAAGCAGTACCAGTCTGAGATTAAGTTGTTACATAAAGGCATTGAAGCTAATGCTAAATCTCTTGTTTCTGTGATGGGCTTAGATGTTTCTAAAGACGATCAGATTCAAATCAAAGCGGATGGGTTAGATGCAAATGAAGCAATGCTTGCGGTAAGCGCAATGATTGCTTCTGGTTGTGGAGAAGACTAA
- the ptsP gene encoding phosphoenolpyruvate--protein phosphotransferase has protein sequence MSINPVSQFVLLAPLSGVMVPLDTVPDPVFAQKMVGDGVSIDPTSNVLLAPMTGKVTQVHSAKHAVTLVAANGIEVLIHIGLDTVMLKGQGFTAKVKEGDIVDAGQPLIEFDMDAVGRKALSLLTQMVITSGEKVARYTPNTGLVIAGKDIALTLDLAEGIVQTSATADSSGEAYSDPIRTPNPTGLHARPAAVLANAAKTFKSEVKLVRAGQEANAKSVVAIMGLEVQNGDEIRVRAIGPDASAAIQKLSALIISGCGEDVGGVAPKHKPAPLDTIKTTKAQPKSEDPNVLTGVSASPGLAVGQIFQVKQVDIAVVEAGESPELERRRFDQALKDAHQQLENLKSEISDESKAEIFAAHQELLEDPDLLAIAIAGISNGKSAGFAWKEAYNTYSAKLAALKNEVLAGRANDIRDVGLRVLRLIAGIEETAMIVPENAILIAEDLTPSDTASLDRTRVLGFCTVGGGATSHVAILARSLNIPAICGIDEDALNLSNGMPVILDGSRGTLRKNPSEAEVNNIREKQAKQAIKRDAELAAAFEPAVTQDGIHVEVVANIGGIDDAIQGVKLGSEGVGLLRSEFLYLERTDAPTEEEQSQIYIDIAKALGNDRTFVVRTLDVGGDKPLAYLPMPVEENPFLGVRGVRLCLAEPELLHTQVRAVLRSAPFSKLAIMFPMITSLEEVREVKRIVAEEKAALGITQDVQVGIMVEVPATAVMAEQFAREVDFFSIGTNDLTQYTLAMDRGHPKLAKQADVMHPGVLNLINMTVKGAHAHGKWVGVCGGIASDPMAIPLLLGIGVDELSASVPTIPAIKALVRTLNKVECEKLAAEVLQMGTAAEVRARLSQLVD, from the coding sequence ATGTCGATAAATCCAGTTTCGCAATTTGTATTGCTGGCCCCACTATCGGGTGTGATGGTGCCTTTGGATACCGTACCTGATCCAGTTTTTGCCCAAAAAATGGTCGGTGATGGTGTTTCAATAGATCCAACCAGTAATGTTTTGTTGGCGCCGATGACCGGCAAGGTAACGCAGGTTCATTCAGCAAAGCACGCAGTTACTTTGGTTGCCGCCAATGGGATTGAAGTATTAATCCATATTGGTTTAGACACTGTGATGCTCAAAGGCCAAGGCTTTACTGCGAAGGTCAAAGAAGGCGATATCGTCGATGCGGGTCAACCATTAATTGAATTTGACATGGATGCCGTGGGTCGTAAAGCGTTGTCATTGTTGACGCAAATGGTGATTACCAGTGGTGAAAAAGTAGCGCGCTATACACCCAATACCGGTTTGGTGATTGCTGGTAAAGATATTGCGTTAACGCTCGATTTGGCTGAAGGTATTGTTCAAACTTCAGCGACTGCAGATTCATCTGGTGAGGCGTATTCAGATCCAATTCGTACGCCTAATCCAACAGGTTTACATGCTCGCCCTGCTGCTGTTTTGGCCAATGCTGCAAAAACGTTTAAGTCTGAAGTTAAATTAGTGCGCGCTGGCCAAGAGGCGAATGCTAAATCAGTCGTTGCAATCATGGGCCTAGAAGTTCAAAACGGCGATGAAATTCGCGTTCGTGCTATTGGTCCTGATGCCTCTGCAGCGATTCAAAAATTAAGCGCGCTGATTATTAGTGGTTGTGGTGAAGACGTCGGTGGCGTAGCACCAAAACATAAACCGGCACCACTGGATACGATTAAAACCACTAAGGCACAACCTAAGTCAGAAGATCCAAACGTGTTGACCGGTGTGTCAGCATCGCCAGGCTTGGCTGTGGGACAAATTTTCCAAGTTAAACAAGTGGATATTGCGGTTGTTGAAGCCGGTGAGTCACCAGAATTAGAGCGTCGTCGTTTTGACCAAGCGTTGAAAGATGCACATCAACAACTTGAAAATCTAAAGTCTGAAATTAGCGATGAAAGTAAAGCTGAGATTTTTGCTGCTCATCAAGAGTTGCTTGAAGATCCGGATTTATTAGCCATTGCGATTGCTGGTATCAGCAACGGTAAGAGTGCTGGTTTTGCGTGGAAAGAAGCCTACAACACTTATTCAGCTAAGCTTGCGGCACTAAAAAATGAAGTGTTAGCGGGTCGTGCGAATGATATTCGCGATGTGGGCTTGCGCGTATTACGCTTGATTGCGGGTATTGAAGAAACTGCGATGATCGTTCCAGAAAATGCGATTTTGATCGCAGAAGATCTAACGCCATCAGATACCGCAAGCTTGGATCGCACTCGTGTACTTGGTTTTTGCACCGTTGGTGGCGGGGCAACCAGCCACGTTGCTATCTTGGCTCGTTCACTTAATATTCCCGCAATCTGTGGCATTGATGAAGACGCATTGAATTTAAGCAATGGTATGCCGGTTATCTTGGATGGTAGTCGTGGTACTTTGCGCAAAAATCCATCAGAAGCTGAAGTCAACAATATTCGTGAAAAGCAAGCCAAGCAAGCCATTAAACGTGATGCTGAATTAGCCGCAGCATTTGAGCCAGCCGTAACGCAAGATGGCATTCATGTGGAAGTGGTGGCGAATATTGGTGGCATTGACGATGCGATTCAAGGCGTAAAACTGGGCAGTGAAGGGGTGGGCTTGTTACGCAGTGAGTTCTTGTACTTAGAACGTACTGATGCACCGACCGAAGAAGAGCAAAGCCAAATTTATATCGATATCGCCAAAGCACTCGGTAACGATCGTACATTTGTAGTGCGGACTTTGGATGTGGGTGGTGATAAACCATTGGCCTACTTGCCAATGCCAGTCGAAGAAAATCCATTCTTGGGTGTTCGTGGCGTGCGTTTATGCCTAGCAGAACCAGAGCTGTTACATACTCAAGTTCGTGCCGTACTACGTTCAGCGCCATTCTCGAAACTAGCCATCATGTTCCCAATGATTACTAGCTTGGAAGAAGTTCGTGAAGTGAAGCGTATTGTTGCTGAAGAAAAAGCAGCTTTAGGCATTACTCAAGACGTGCAAGTCGGCATTATGGTTGAAGTTCCAGCCACTGCCGTTATGGCCGAGCAATTTGCGCGTGAAGTTGATTTCTTCTCGATTGGTACCAACGATTTAACGCAATACACTTTGGCGATGGATCGTGGTCATCCAAAATTAGCCAAGCAAGCCGATGTGATGCATCCTGGCGTATTGAATTTAATCAATATGACGGTAAAAGGTGCACATGCACACGGCAAGTGGGTAGGTGTTTGTGGGGGTATTGCTTCAGACCCTATGGCTATTCCATTGTTGCTGGGCATAGGTGTGGATGAGCTATCTGCGAGTGTACCGACGATTCCTGCAATTAAAGCTTTGGTTCGTACTTTAAACAAAGTTGAATGTGAGAAACTCGCTGCAGAAGTTTTACAAATGGGTACCGCCGCTGAAGTTCGGGCTCGTTTGTCGCAACTGGTCGATTAA
- a CDS encoding PTS transporter subunit EIIB, translating into MVLVVIALLVGIGIGWALKGRQVPVAPASVEKPVVIEVLPLSSAELLNPEWYAALGGKANVRLAESIATTRIRVELLDAALLNEAVLKDLGVAAVAKIDAHTVHLIK; encoded by the coding sequence ATGGTATTGGTCGTTATTGCACTATTAGTAGGAATTGGGATTGGTTGGGCATTGAAAGGTCGGCAAGTGCCGGTGGCACCTGCATCGGTTGAAAAACCGGTTGTTATTGAGGTGTTACCTTTGTCGTCAGCTGAGTTGCTCAATCCAGAGTGGTATGCCGCTTTAGGTGGCAAAGCGAATGTTCGCTTGGCTGAATCCATTGCAACCACACGCATTCGTGTTGAATTGCTCGATGCTGCTTTGTTAAATGAAGCCGTATTAAAAGATTTAGGTGTTGCTGCTGTTGCCAAAATTGATGCACATACAGTGCATTTAATTAAGTAA